The following proteins come from a genomic window of Brevibacillus antibioticus:
- a CDS encoding TIGR02679 domain-containing protein codes for MKEHAIQAANSLRQTGGFERLFQQFASRFESYGSFGTVVFKPTIEEHRMISAFLRKYQPLPVSGKLSISGKKFQEALDRSAYRGVELYDLLEAYFGKALTTKREEIESARDKRKDWLLAHRESCQTPECVRLLDDLLSNSERSKRIESTYKRDEDAFKRIYPYVCTILSKMPIRPIVRLPIFASHITGNPHSLDRGEGLRHILIDVLLWKEGEAQVRSKLSAEEETDLLLRHGILQEDMTNKITVIGLIATKDGKECRKHKGAYEDRSYLDLSLRDISRYDTCVPINNYLYIVENPVVFSAILDYFEGKDRIPSVVCTYGQPRLAALQLLDRIVASAPNIPLMYSGDFDPEGVMMANRILLRYPQNAVPWRYSLADYEKTAPSTLIKDIARLNQLKQVGSTRLISVAKAIMERQMAGYQEELIPSLIKDIESNLVMTSDLRDGRLRP; via the coding sequence GTGAAAGAACACGCGATACAAGCAGCGAATTCGTTACGACAAACGGGCGGGTTTGAGCGATTGTTTCAGCAATTTGCTTCCCGTTTTGAAAGTTATGGTTCTTTTGGTACCGTTGTATTCAAACCTACCATAGAAGAACATCGCATGATCAGTGCTTTTTTGCGTAAGTATCAGCCGTTACCTGTATCGGGGAAACTATCGATATCGGGGAAAAAGTTTCAAGAAGCGCTTGATCGGTCTGCGTATCGAGGGGTAGAACTTTATGATCTGTTGGAGGCGTATTTCGGGAAAGCTCTAACAACCAAACGAGAAGAAATAGAATCGGCACGTGATAAACGAAAGGACTGGCTATTAGCACATCGGGAATCCTGCCAAACCCCAGAATGTGTAAGGCTTCTGGACGATTTACTTTCAAATAGTGAACGTTCGAAACGGATCGAATCAACTTACAAAAGAGATGAAGACGCTTTTAAACGGATCTATCCCTATGTATGTACCATTCTTTCCAAAATGCCTATTCGACCAATTGTGCGGTTACCTATATTCGCTTCTCATATAACGGGAAATCCACATTCTTTGGATCGTGGAGAAGGGCTTAGACACATTCTCATAGATGTTTTGTTATGGAAAGAAGGAGAGGCACAGGTACGTTCAAAACTTAGTGCCGAAGAAGAAACAGATCTTTTGTTACGTCACGGAATTCTTCAAGAGGATATGACTAATAAAATTACGGTTATTGGACTTATAGCCACCAAAGATGGAAAAGAATGTAGGAAACATAAAGGTGCCTATGAGGACAGGAGTTATCTAGATTTATCGTTGAGGGATATTTCACGTTATGATACTTGTGTTCCTATAAATAATTATCTCTATATTGTTGAAAATCCTGTTGTCTTTTCAGCTATCCTAGATTACTTCGAAGGCAAAGATCGGATTCCCTCAGTCGTATGTACCTATGGGCAACCACGTTTAGCAGCCTTGCAGTTGCTCGACAGGATTGTTGCTAGTGCACCTAACATACCTCTAATGTATTCTGGTGATTTTGATCCTGAGGGTGTAATGATGGCAAATCGGATTCTTCTTCGCTATCCCCAAAACGCGGTTCCTTGGAGGTACTCCCTCGCAGATTATGAAAAAACTGCCCCGAGTACACTAATTAAAGATATAGCCCGATTGAACCAGTTGAAGCAGGTAGGGTCAACTAGACTAATTTCGGTGGCAAAAGCGATCATGGAAAGACAAATGGCGGGTTACCAAGAGGAACTCATTCCGTCGTTAATTAAAGATATCGAATCTAATTTAGTAATGACAAGCGATCTACGAGATGGGCGTCTTAGACCTTAA
- a CDS encoding DDE-type integrase/transposase/recombinase yields MNLFVNNVLRRDTPEGEIQDCERILWIDRDKDAVVTISIIDKNGLPKWGHLSELQNELDAGKVMKLPYDPYAKFMIPEEKLTPKEIEVRDHAWSCISDIVDLEPNLYDKRERFQIIKDTCLRRKKGKKFIYKYLRYYWMGGKMVNALLPRFRNCGGPNKRKNPTSKMGRPRITTVVDPMLKGVVVDEDTRRIFDRYIRDVYLKINRRDSVKHTYIEMLKGKEYQIETKIERGVEVPIILPYHKIPSIAQLRYYIRTRYTRHKRLVAREGKVNFDRDFRPLLGSETRKASGPGQIFEIDATVADVYLVSMDDPNQIIGRPVVYIVVDVWSHMVAGMYVGFEGPSWQGIMMAIENTSVNKVEFCAQYGLEIDEDEWPCHHMPQHFFADRGEMESKNADSLGKALGIKLKNAPPYRADLKGIVEQQFRTLNVSLQPWMPGAVKKEYKKRGGPDYVLDAKLTLKDFTKMIIELILFRNNFHYMEHYPLDKALSRDQVRPVPRELWNWGIAHDHFLQEVHPDIVRLNVLPETEVTASSEGIYFEGMFFGCEELANQGWFVQGKSIKTVIAYDRRCMNFVYVKVQDGRGFIKCQMLEKSSRFSNLSLEEVKMKRFEEKLQKTLYNTTLLQQEVSLSVKLENIKAQAEERAKEHRDSSLTKTKRKANIRANRKNERDKLRKLQSFELDRSEGIEPIEDEADGSDEVLEIYQPKSKLDILSTVRRTKDHG; encoded by the coding sequence GTGAACTTATTTGTGAACAACGTACTGAGGCGAGATACCCCGGAAGGGGAAATACAAGATTGTGAAAGAATCCTCTGGATCGATCGCGATAAGGACGCTGTAGTTACGATTTCAATTATCGACAAGAACGGGCTACCCAAGTGGGGACACCTTTCGGAATTACAAAATGAACTAGATGCAGGTAAGGTTATGAAGTTACCTTACGATCCTTATGCCAAGTTCATGATTCCAGAGGAGAAGTTAACTCCTAAAGAAATCGAAGTAAGGGATCATGCCTGGTCTTGCATAAGTGACATCGTAGACTTAGAGCCAAATTTGTACGATAAGAGGGAACGCTTTCAAATTATTAAGGATACTTGCCTGCGTAGAAAGAAGGGGAAGAAATTCATTTATAAGTACCTGCGTTATTACTGGATGGGAGGGAAGATGGTGAATGCGTTACTTCCCCGATTCAGAAATTGTGGAGGGCCAAATAAAAGGAAAAATCCTACTAGTAAGATGGGGAGGCCAAGAATTACAACTGTAGTTGATCCAATGTTGAAGGGCGTTGTGGTAGACGAGGATACACGAAGGATTTTTGACAGGTACATTAGGGATGTTTACCTAAAAATCAACAGAAGGGATTCCGTCAAGCATACATACATTGAGATGTTGAAAGGAAAGGAGTACCAAATCGAAACCAAAATCGAGCGAGGGGTTGAAGTACCCATCATTCTCCCCTATCACAAGATCCCTAGCATTGCTCAATTGCGGTACTATATACGAACTAGATATACACGACATAAAAGGTTGGTTGCTCGCGAAGGAAAGGTTAATTTTGATCGGGATTTCAGACCTCTACTTGGATCGGAAACTAGAAAGGCAAGCGGGCCTGGGCAAATTTTCGAGATTGATGCTACGGTTGCCGATGTGTACTTAGTGAGCATGGATGATCCGAATCAAATTATCGGCCGACCGGTAGTATATATCGTTGTTGATGTCTGGAGCCATATGGTTGCAGGGATGTATGTTGGTTTCGAGGGGCCGTCTTGGCAAGGAATCATGATGGCGATCGAAAACACTAGCGTGAACAAGGTGGAATTTTGTGCCCAGTATGGCCTCGAGATCGATGAAGATGAATGGCCGTGTCATCATATGCCGCAACATTTCTTTGCAGACAGAGGGGAGATGGAGAGCAAGAACGCGGATTCGTTAGGTAAGGCCTTGGGGATTAAATTGAAGAATGCGCCACCTTACAGAGCAGATCTAAAAGGCATTGTTGAACAACAGTTTAGGACGTTAAATGTGTCATTACAACCATGGATGCCGGGGGCGGTGAAAAAGGAATACAAGAAGCGTGGGGGACCGGATTATGTGTTGGATGCCAAGTTAACGTTAAAAGATTTCACGAAGATGATAATTGAATTGATTTTGTTTCGGAACAATTTTCATTACATGGAGCATTATCCGTTGGATAAAGCATTATCTAGAGATCAAGTTAGACCGGTACCTAGGGAGTTATGGAATTGGGGTATAGCCCATGATCATTTCCTGCAAGAAGTACACCCGGATATCGTACGTTTAAATGTCTTGCCTGAGACAGAAGTAACTGCAAGCTCCGAAGGCATTTACTTTGAAGGCATGTTTTTCGGATGTGAAGAGTTGGCGAACCAGGGGTGGTTTGTGCAAGGGAAATCTATTAAAACAGTTATAGCCTATGACAGGCGTTGCATGAACTTCGTCTACGTGAAAGTTCAGGATGGACGCGGTTTTATTAAGTGTCAAATGCTTGAAAAATCATCTCGTTTCTCGAATCTCAGTTTAGAGGAAGTTAAGATGAAACGGTTCGAGGAAAAGTTGCAGAAAACTTTATATAACACCACACTACTTCAGCAAGAAGTCAGTCTGAGTGTAAAGCTAGAAAACATCAAAGCTCAGGCGGAAGAAAGGGCAAAAGAGCATCGTGATAGTTCGTTAACAAAAACCAAAAGAAAAGCGAATATTCGAGCCAATCGAAAAAATGAGCGGGATAAGTTAAGGAAATTGCAAAGTTTCGAGCTAGATAGATCAGAAGGAATTGAACCGATTGAGGATGAGGCGGATGGAAGTGACGAAGTGTTAGAGATCTATCAGCCAAAGTCTAAGTTGGATATCTTATCTACCGTAAGGAGGACCAAAGATCATGGGTAA
- a CDS encoding TIGR02680 family protein — protein MNWKPIRIGYFNIWYHADTEIELRDGKLFFRGDNASGKTIASTFMLPLLLDGNYNPSRLDPQKRTDRTMIDLLLGEEAVNQKKDANGYLYMEFRKGEQLITIGMGLSGVRKTRDLTSWYFIVTNGKQIGKDLLLYEQTRDGKIPLDYRDFCERFKGSFITEHKTEYAKEINRLLFGFQNMHTFHMYIKLLIELRPPKISKDVGPGIINTSLTDALPELSDSDLESLSNIIAKINEQEALLEKTTTEVDALKKLSAAHEAYQFALFFEFAENLLLSTQQLESEQYRLDTKENNLVEMTKKKEDAKNQIEDFEHQISALQVTVDTLKQTHEDVFQAEETKRKAENKWAETKEKATQKYEQLRSSKDDVKKYEEMIEKTLGEEREIEDEIQGILDYLAEYESSIKFKYHDRFVSQFPVTTDPISLVASWKEETVQHIEKLKEIEDHLRRYQEQEAKSLQKRSEFDVKLEVYKASIAKIDSLYKQLQDSRVHLFEQIENWSTVCGLSIEEQEWEALQGIVGNLYEHAEEEETYRSWKQNAMDIREEPYQIEKKEAEYHVKRLSEEMNHVRTEYEQVFSSPFVDPPELEEEKEQWDVLNQLHIPFLRFYEAVEFKESVSPLIRKNIESAIQRSGLLQSVIVPKEYEDKAAKQAVVLRSQAPKNNHLGNVMDAVPSEGVDAKTIELVLKGIAIDPHQKEFIGEDGIFRSGFLEGAAPGCAELYVGLRARKEERERRLLALRERLDELGQLLSAQSHAMRIAQAKIDGLRQAFSKIPSAQDMQNIYRERGTEKQIADRLEREKDEAHERYESARLETQTIRNQVARLIGDLNLPLRLDACSHALEQCRKYKEEIIALGSLTEKRMERAQRIAQTKEYLDSLTPIVEDYTGEHDDLLYEQSKLEKTILRLKEATESNANVFKQIENIKQQLIDAQDGKEQAQRVFDHLTPKIDAVVEDIDKLRTAVINAAKRESVWVKAYRKLQATNSPYSPYSASQMVQQSKKSNVSREEAFEQLIEVENEVRVPLEDYRLRRQREQAWNGDSEVKEQIGRADVEALERLSAYTTISLQSNTGIPCTPLELLQELSDIETKLTQNIGDKEKELFTDIIINEIGRTIQARIYEAKQWVNEVNHRFHEFEGLQIRLDWNAKDAVEDDTLKTKQLVDLLSGDSKFIDPADLEKVAAHFRARIEAVQRRAIKDYRMSRLQAYKEVFDYRKWYMFETYVDKGAGAEKVGNRNFGKYSNGQKAIILYMPLLAAIDAILTSASDTAPRLITLDEAFAGVDSNNKEKMFNMIRDFDFDYIMNSYELWGCYRSVKSLSIVTILRQPSSPHMGFRRYHWNGKRRVEVE, from the coding sequence GTGAATTGGAAGCCTATCAGGATAGGTTATTTTAATATTTGGTATCACGCCGATACGGAAATTGAACTCCGCGACGGAAAACTGTTTTTTCGCGGCGATAATGCTAGTGGTAAGACAATCGCATCGACATTCATGTTACCCTTACTTTTGGATGGGAATTACAATCCTTCTCGCCTTGATCCTCAAAAGCGTACAGACCGGACGATGATTGATCTTCTTCTGGGCGAAGAAGCGGTGAATCAAAAGAAAGATGCAAACGGCTACCTGTACATGGAATTTCGCAAAGGCGAGCAACTCATTACCATCGGTATGGGTCTTTCGGGCGTACGCAAGACAAGAGATTTAACGTCCTGGTATTTTATCGTGACCAATGGAAAACAGATCGGGAAAGACTTGTTATTATATGAACAAACAAGGGACGGAAAGATTCCGCTTGATTATCGCGACTTTTGCGAGCGTTTTAAAGGCTCATTTATTACGGAACACAAGACCGAATACGCCAAAGAGATAAACCGCCTGTTATTCGGTTTTCAAAACATGCACACCTTTCACATGTATATCAAACTGTTGATTGAACTACGCCCGCCGAAAATTAGCAAAGACGTCGGTCCTGGTATTATAAACACCAGTCTTACGGATGCGCTCCCTGAGCTATCTGATAGTGATTTGGAATCACTATCAAATATTATAGCTAAAATTAACGAGCAGGAAGCACTTTTGGAAAAAACTACAACGGAAGTGGATGCGCTTAAAAAACTAAGCGCTGCGCATGAAGCCTACCAGTTTGCCTTGTTTTTTGAGTTCGCTGAAAATCTTTTACTCTCCACTCAACAGCTGGAAAGCGAGCAATACCGTCTTGACACAAAAGAAAACAACCTTGTGGAGATGACGAAAAAAAAGGAGGATGCGAAAAATCAAATAGAAGATTTTGAACACCAGATCTCGGCACTTCAAGTAACAGTAGATACTCTTAAACAAACGCATGAGGACGTGTTCCAAGCAGAAGAAACAAAGAGAAAAGCTGAAAATAAATGGGCAGAAACGAAAGAAAAGGCAACCCAGAAGTATGAACAACTCCGTTCTTCAAAAGATGATGTCAAGAAATACGAAGAAATGATTGAGAAAACGCTAGGTGAAGAACGCGAAATTGAGGATGAAATCCAAGGGATTCTCGATTACTTAGCTGAGTATGAATCATCTATCAAGTTCAAGTACCACGATCGGTTTGTTAGTCAGTTCCCGGTAACTACCGACCCGATCAGTTTGGTTGCATCGTGGAAAGAAGAAACGGTTCAACATATTGAGAAATTAAAAGAAATTGAAGACCATCTTCGGCGCTATCAAGAGCAGGAAGCAAAAAGCTTACAAAAACGATCGGAGTTTGACGTTAAACTGGAGGTTTACAAGGCTTCGATTGCAAAAATCGATTCTTTGTACAAACAGCTTCAAGATTCCAGAGTCCATTTGTTTGAGCAAATTGAAAATTGGTCCACCGTTTGTGGGCTGTCAATTGAAGAACAAGAGTGGGAAGCGTTGCAGGGGATTGTAGGCAATTTGTATGAGCACGCAGAAGAAGAAGAAACGTATCGGTCATGGAAACAAAATGCCATGGACATACGAGAAGAGCCATACCAAATCGAAAAAAAGGAGGCCGAGTACCACGTCAAACGGCTTTCCGAAGAAATGAATCATGTTCGAACCGAATACGAACAGGTATTTTCATCACCATTTGTCGATCCTCCTGAGCTAGAAGAAGAGAAAGAGCAATGGGATGTCCTCAATCAGCTTCATATCCCGTTTCTTCGCTTTTACGAAGCCGTTGAGTTCAAGGAATCTGTATCACCTCTGATCCGAAAAAACATTGAATCTGCTATTCAGCGTTCCGGTCTATTACAATCAGTCATTGTGCCCAAGGAATACGAAGATAAGGCAGCAAAACAAGCTGTCGTATTGCGATCGCAAGCGCCAAAAAACAATCACTTAGGTAACGTAATGGATGCCGTCCCGAGTGAAGGGGTCGATGCAAAAACCATCGAACTTGTTCTTAAAGGAATAGCCATTGATCCTCATCAAAAGGAATTTATCGGAGAGGATGGCATTTTCCGTAGCGGATTTCTTGAAGGGGCGGCACCTGGATGTGCCGAATTGTATGTTGGTCTTAGGGCTCGTAAAGAAGAACGCGAGCGACGTTTGCTTGCCCTGCGGGAACGTCTAGACGAGCTGGGTCAACTGTTGTCTGCTCAAAGCCATGCCATGCGCATTGCTCAAGCTAAAATCGATGGGTTGCGCCAAGCGTTTTCAAAGATTCCTTCTGCGCAAGACATGCAAAACATTTATCGAGAGCGAGGAACGGAAAAACAGATTGCCGACCGCCTAGAGAGGGAAAAAGATGAGGCACATGAACGCTATGAGTCCGCCCGACTGGAAACCCAAACGATCCGTAACCAAGTGGCGCGATTAATTGGGGACCTCAATCTACCGCTTCGTTTGGATGCTTGCAGCCACGCCCTGGAACAATGCAGGAAGTATAAAGAGGAAATCATTGCGCTCGGATCGCTCACGGAAAAGCGAATGGAAAGAGCTCAAAGAATCGCTCAGACCAAAGAATATCTGGATTCTCTGACACCCATTGTAGAGGATTATACTGGGGAACATGACGATCTTTTATATGAGCAATCGAAGCTTGAAAAGACCATTTTGCGCCTCAAAGAAGCAACGGAGTCAAACGCTAATGTTTTTAAGCAAATCGAAAACATAAAGCAGCAGCTTATCGATGCACAAGATGGCAAGGAACAAGCACAACGGGTATTTGATCACCTTACCCCTAAAATTGATGCTGTCGTTGAGGATATTGACAAACTTAGAACCGCTGTCATAAACGCAGCGAAACGAGAAAGTGTGTGGGTGAAAGCATATCGCAAGCTTCAAGCAACAAATAGTCCGTATTCCCCTTATTCTGCCAGTCAAATGGTACAACAGAGTAAGAAAAGCAACGTAAGCCGTGAAGAGGCTTTTGAACAACTCATAGAAGTTGAAAACGAGGTGCGAGTCCCGCTCGAAGATTATCGTTTGCGACGTCAACGAGAACAGGCTTGGAACGGTGATAGTGAAGTGAAAGAACAGATCGGTAGAGCCGATGTGGAGGCACTAGAGCGATTATCCGCTTACACAACCATAAGTTTGCAGAGTAATACGGGAATTCCGTGCACGCCACTTGAATTGCTTCAAGAATTGTCCGATATTGAAACCAAACTCACACAAAACATCGGAGACAAGGAAAAAGAACTGTTTACCGATATCATCATTAACGAGATCGGACGTACAATCCAAGCAAGGATATACGAGGCCAAGCAATGGGTAAACGAGGTAAATCACCGTTTCCATGAGTTCGAAGGTCTTCAAATCCGTCTGGATTGGAATGCAAAGGATGCTGTGGAAGATGATACGTTAAAAACAAAACAACTGGTTGATTTGTTGAGTGGGGACAGTAAATTCATTGACCCAGCCGACCTCGAAAAAGTTGCCGCTCATTTCCGTGCTCGCATTGAAGCTGTACAAAGGCGTGCAATAAAGGATTATCGAATGTCTAGGCTACAAGCTTACAAGGAAGTATTTGATTACCGAAAATGGTATATGTTTGAAACATATGTTGATAAAGGTGCGGGTGCCGAAAAAGTTGGGAATCGCAACTTTGGAAAATATAGTAACGGTCAAAAAGCGATTATCTTGTACATGCCACTACTTGCAGCCATTGATGCTATTCTTACCAGTGCATCAGATACCGCACCGAGGCTTATTACGCTCGATGAAGCATTTGCAGGTGTGGATTCTAACAACAAAGAAAAAATGTTCAATATGATCCGAGATTTTGATTTTGATTACATCATGAACTCTTATGAGCTGTGGGGTTGCTATCGTAGCGTGAAGTCTCTCTCCATCGTAACGATCCTGCGACAACCTTCTTCACCGCATATGGGTTTCCGCCGTTACCACTGGAATGGGAAGCGGCGCGTGGAAGTGGAGTGA
- a CDS encoding TnsA endonuclease C-terminal domain-containing protein, which produces MAKARTRTTAASIARRIKEGRGAGHFAEYKPWLTIHDVPSTGVVTRILGWKSGRLHHYLSEHFELAHHYQMEWSEEVVDIREQFPLLPLEKTLFIAQKLGIRHPIDPKTKHPIVMTADMVLTVKKGEDVGFIAHSIKPISKLNIRTLEKMQIEKHFFKEMGIEWSLITEQQINYDLVKNVEWLHSAKTLSSLGHVNKDLVNQMQPDLFNALRQSDTPLAKVTLALDKQYALPKGTCIQIVKHLIANRYWVIDMKERVRSTLNPLIIKENNFPIGGI; this is translated from the coding sequence GTGGCTAAAGCTAGAACAAGAACTACTGCAGCATCGATAGCAAGAAGAATAAAGGAGGGGAGAGGAGCGGGGCACTTTGCTGAGTATAAACCGTGGCTTACGATTCATGATGTGCCTTCGACAGGGGTGGTAACGAGGATACTGGGCTGGAAGAGTGGGCGGCTTCACCATTACCTGTCAGAACATTTTGAACTCGCGCATCATTATCAGATGGAATGGTCTGAAGAGGTAGTCGATATTCGGGAGCAGTTCCCGCTACTACCTCTTGAGAAAACCCTGTTTATCGCTCAAAAGCTTGGTATTCGACATCCGATTGATCCAAAGACGAAGCATCCTATCGTTATGACAGCAGACATGGTTCTTACAGTAAAGAAAGGGGAAGATGTCGGTTTTATCGCGCACTCGATAAAACCAATCAGCAAGTTGAATATAAGAACCCTGGAGAAAATGCAAATCGAGAAGCATTTCTTTAAGGAAATGGGGATTGAGTGGTCCTTAATCACTGAGCAACAGATTAACTATGATTTGGTTAAGAATGTTGAGTGGCTTCACTCAGCTAAGACACTGAGTTCCCTAGGACATGTTAACAAGGATCTTGTTAACCAAATGCAACCAGATCTCTTTAACGCACTTAGGCAGAGCGATACTCCGCTGGCCAAAGTGACCTTAGCTTTAGATAAGCAGTATGCACTTCCTAAGGGAACTTGTATTCAAATTGTGAAGCACCTAATCGCGAATCGATATTGGGTGATTGATATGAAGGAACGGGTTAGATCAACCTTAAATCCCTTGATAATCAAAGAGAACAACTTTCCAATTGGAGGGATATAG
- a CDS encoding helix-turn-helix domain-containing protein, whose product MSQLGGRIKEQRIKQKWTQDVLAQKIGASKHVISNWERGVANPDYKQIVLLCNALSVSADYLLGITELPVPYYKDPFGQLFFLPHVDYSFVKERAWDLLKLIDSGIVLSVNKEELTSKDKILLHEVISSIVSRLHEVTRGTEERTKELLTKQFSDEPSSDNSLF is encoded by the coding sequence ATGTCTCAACTCGGAGGACGAATTAAAGAACAGAGAATAAAGCAAAAATGGACCCAAGATGTTCTTGCTCAAAAAATTGGTGCTTCAAAGCATGTTATTTCAAACTGGGAACGTGGGGTGGCAAACCCTGATTACAAACAAATTGTCCTTTTGTGTAATGCCCTCTCTGTATCTGCTGATTATCTGCTCGGCATCACAGAGTTGCCAGTTCCATACTACAAGGACCCATTTGGTCAGTTATTCTTTCTACCTCATGTCGATTACTCATTTGTTAAGGAGCGTGCATGGGATTTACTGAAGCTTATTGACTCTGGAATCGTATTATCTGTGAACAAGGAGGAACTCACCAGCAAAGATAAAATCCTTCTCCACGAAGTAATTTCATCGATAGTCAGTAGACTTCACGAGGTGACTCGGGGGACCGAGGAAAGAACGAAAGAACTGCTTACGAAACAATTTTCGGATGAGCCCTCCTCGGACAACTCATTGTTTTAG
- a CDS encoding ATP-binding protein has translation MGKKTNTERVYHYTPSLIGKQVGAQYTPQVIGGYKNNPFIEALPSIFEEEYVATHVGKYPDYKEEQRKLGKQTRLHLIQQISDYVEPLPSHLLVEQRLSRLIRHGYKARNPFFPETVRQFHFGFKEILDAGVGMGGANVAGVRSTATGFAILGVSGQGKTTAIESSLLLYPQVIHHSYYNGQPFIRKQLVWLKLNCPFDGSLKGLCLNFFQAVDSHLGTNYFRKFASKGSSVDILIPIMAHISTLHGLGTLVIDEIQNLSFMKSGGAERMLNYFTQLINTIGVPVVLIGTFKAMKLLSGSFSQARRSTGQGDLIMDRLNKGEEWNYFLERLWKYQWTSTSTKLNEAIKNTMYDLSQGIVDIAVKLYMLSQWEVIMYGDEKERITVSVLKDVANRHMQLVQPLLKALKRNDPSGKMLVDDLRPTWDALDEFLQKATEKVSLHGEIRTMVKRDEKTEMDHERYLELVKTALDFGATANIAEEIAERVLHRNESEKNIVALRREVLEELEAHVAASDIVNPQPATKSTCDTKSKSRKLRKKEQAVLDEDDLRNAAKDSNVKGEELYAKLVEQGSVATDEDLSRLIV, from the coding sequence ATGGGTAAGAAAACAAATACAGAACGCGTGTATCACTATACTCCGAGTTTAATTGGTAAACAGGTAGGGGCCCAATATACGCCTCAAGTGATCGGTGGATACAAGAACAATCCTTTTATTGAAGCGCTGCCTTCAATATTTGAGGAGGAGTATGTTGCAACTCATGTTGGGAAGTACCCCGACTACAAAGAGGAGCAAAGAAAGCTGGGGAAGCAAACGCGGCTCCACCTTATTCAGCAAATCAGCGATTACGTAGAGCCATTGCCGTCACATTTATTGGTAGAGCAAAGACTCTCCAGATTAATTAGGCATGGATACAAAGCAAGGAACCCGTTCTTCCCCGAAACTGTGAGGCAGTTTCATTTTGGTTTCAAGGAGATTTTAGACGCAGGGGTTGGGATGGGCGGGGCGAATGTGGCAGGTGTGCGTTCTACAGCAACCGGCTTTGCAATTCTAGGGGTAAGCGGGCAAGGGAAGACAACGGCCATCGAGAGCTCCTTGTTGTTATATCCACAAGTTATTCACCACTCCTATTACAATGGGCAGCCATTTATTCGTAAGCAACTGGTATGGCTAAAGTTGAACTGTCCGTTCGACGGTTCATTAAAGGGGTTGTGCCTAAACTTCTTTCAGGCTGTTGATTCACATCTAGGCACAAACTACTTCAGGAAGTTTGCTTCTAAAGGGTCATCTGTGGATATCTTGATTCCAATCATGGCCCATATTTCGACGCTACATGGGCTCGGTACGTTAGTCATCGACGAGATACAGAATCTTAGTTTTATGAAGAGTGGCGGTGCCGAGCGAATGTTAAACTACTTTACTCAGTTGATTAATACGATTGGAGTCCCTGTAGTTCTTATTGGTACGTTCAAAGCGATGAAATTGCTATCGGGATCTTTCAGTCAGGCACGTAGAAGTACAGGGCAAGGTGATTTGATCATGGATCGTCTCAACAAAGGGGAGGAGTGGAATTATTTCCTTGAACGTCTTTGGAAATATCAATGGACTAGTACCTCGACGAAGTTAAACGAGGCAATAAAGAATACAATGTACGATTTGTCGCAAGGAATCGTGGATATTGCCGTGAAACTATATATGCTTTCCCAATGGGAAGTCATTATGTACGGGGATGAGAAAGAACGAATTACGGTAAGTGTCCTTAAGGATGTAGCAAACAGGCATATGCAGTTGGTTCAACCTTTGTTAAAAGCACTCAAGCGAAACGATCCTTCAGGAAAAATGCTTGTCGATGATCTTCGACCTACTTGGGACGCACTTGATGAGTTTCTTCAGAAAGCAACAGAGAAGGTGAGTTTGCATGGGGAGATTCGCACGATGGTAAAACGGGACGAAAAGACGGAGATGGACCACGAGAGGTATCTAGAATTGGTTAAGACAGCTCTGGACTTTGGGGCAACGGCAAATATTGCAGAAGAAATCGCAGAACGTGTGCTGCACCGGAATGAGTCTGAAAAGAACATTGTCGCGTTAAGAAGAGAGGTCCTTGAGGAGTTGGAAGCCCACGTGGCAGCGTCTGATATTGTAAATCCGCAACCTGCAACGAAATCTACCTGCGATACAAAATCTAAAAGCAGAAAACTCCGAAAAAAAGAGCAAGCTGTCTTAGACGAGGACGATCTTAGGAATGCAGCCAAAGATAGCAATGTTAAAGGGGAAGAGCTTTATGCGAAATTGGTGGAGCAGGGGAGTGTTGCAACAGATGAGGATTTATCGAGACTGATTGTTTGA